In Candidatus Polarisedimenticolaceae bacterium, the genomic stretch CCGCGGCCGATGTCGCCTCGGCGGTGGTGTTCCTCGTGGGAGAGGGGGCGTCCTACATCACGGGCGCCACCCTGGACGTCAACGGCGGCATGTACATGTAGCGGTTTCGGAGGAGGTAGTTCCGATGGCTTCCGTCGAAGAAAAGGTCAAGAACATCATCGTGGAGCAGCTCGGCGTCGATGCCGAAGAGGTGAAGCCCGAGGCTCACTTCGTCGACGATCTGGGCGCCGATTCGCTCGACGTCGTCGAGCTCGTCATGGCACTCGAGGAGGAGTTCGGCCTCGAGATCCCCGACGAGGACGCCGAGAAGATCACCACGGTGAAGCAGGCGATCGAATACATCGAAGCCAAGGGCAAGTAGCCCCCCCCGGGCTTCTCGCATGCGACGCCGGGTCGTTCTGACCGGGATCGGGCTCGTCACGCCGCTCGGCCTCGACCGCGCCTCCACGTGGGAGGGGCTCGTGGCCGGGCGCAGCGGCATCGGTCCCCTCACGAGGTTCGACGCCTCCGCCTTCTCCTGCCGTTTCGCGGGGGAGGTTCGGGGCTTCGACGTGGAGAAGTACGTCGAGCGCAAGGAAGCGCGGAAGATGGACGTCTTCATCCACTACGCGATCGCCGCCGCGAAGGAGGCGGTCGACGACGCGCAGCTGCCGATCGAGGGCGCGGGCGCGGAACGCGTCGGCGTGTACATCGGCTCGGGGATCGGCGGCCTGCGCCTGCTCGAGGCGACCCATCAGGAGCTCATCGAGCGCGGCCCGCGCCGCATCTCGCCCTTCTTCATTCCCGGCATGATCCTCAACCTCGCCTCCGGCCAGGTTTCGATCCTGCTCGGGGCGAAGGGGCCCAACCTCGCGATCGCCACCGCGTGCGCGACGGGGACCCATGCGATCGGCGAGTCGTTCCGCCTCATTCGCGAGGGGTACGCCGACGCGATGATCACCGGCGGCACCGAAGACCCCTTGAGTCCGCTGGCGGTCGGAGGGTTCTGCTCCATGCGCGCGCTGTCGACCCGCAACGACGAGCCGCAGCGCGCGAGCCGCCCCTTCGACGCCGAGCGCGACGGCTTCGTGATGGGGGAGGGCGCCGGCGTGGTCGTCCTCGAGGAACGCGAGGCGGCGGTCGCGCGCGGCGCGCGAATCTACGCGGAGATCATCGGCTACGGCCTGACCGGCGACGCCTACCACATCTCCGCGCCGAGCGAGGACGGGGACGGCGCGATCCGCGCGATGCGCATGGCGCTGCAGGACGCCGGAATGCCGCCTTCCGAGGTCGACTACATCAACGCGCACGGCACCTCGACCCCGACGGGGGATCGCATCGAGACGCTCGCGGTGAAGGCCGTGTTCGGCGACCACGCCCGAAAGGTCGCCTTCGGCTCCACGAAGTCGATGACCGGGCACCTGCTCGGCGCCGCCGGGGGCCTCGAGACGGCCGTCGTCGCCCTCGCCATTCACGAGGACGTGATCCCGCCGACGATCAACTACGAGAACCCCGACCCCGAGTGCGATCTCGACTGCGTGCCGAACACGGCGCGTCGCACGACGGTCCGTCTCGCGCTGAACAACAGCTTCGGGTTCGGGGGCACGAACGCGACCCTGCTCCTGCGCAAGCACGAGGCCTGACCCATGAAGATCCTGGTCTGCGTGAAGCACGTCCCCGACACCGAGACGAAGGTGAAGGTCGGGAGCGACGGGAAGTCCGTCGACGAAGCGGGCGTCAAGTTCGTCATCTCCCCCTACGACGAATACGCGCTCGAGGAAGCGCTTCGTCTCAAGGAGGCGGCGGGCGCCGGGGAGGTCGTCGCGGCCTGCTTGGGGAGGGAGGCCGCGCAGAATACCCTCCGCCAGGCCCTCGCGATCGGCGCGGACCGCGCGATCCTCGTCCAGGACGCCGCGCTCGAGAACGCCGACG encodes the following:
- a CDS encoding SDR family oxidoreductase, coding for AADVASAVVFLVGEGASYITGATLDVNGGMYM
- the acpP gene encoding acyl carrier protein; protein product: MASVEEKVKNIIVEQLGVDAEEVKPEAHFVDDLGADSLDVVELVMALEEEFGLEIPDEDAEKITTVKQAIEYIEAKGK
- the fabF gene encoding beta-ketoacyl-ACP synthase II; amino-acid sequence: MRRRVVLTGIGLVTPLGLDRASTWEGLVAGRSGIGPLTRFDASAFSCRFAGEVRGFDVEKYVERKEARKMDVFIHYAIAAAKEAVDDAQLPIEGAGAERVGVYIGSGIGGLRLLEATHQELIERGPRRISPFFIPGMILNLASGQVSILLGAKGPNLAIATACATGTHAIGESFRLIREGYADAMITGGTEDPLSPLAVGGFCSMRALSTRNDEPQRASRPFDAERDGFVMGEGAGVVVLEEREAAVARGARIYAEIIGYGLTGDAYHISAPSEDGDGAIRAMRMALQDAGMPPSEVDYINAHGTSTPTGDRIETLAVKAVFGDHARKVAFGSTKSMTGHLLGAAGGLETAVVALAIHEDVIPPTINYENPDPECDLDCVPNTARRTTVRLALNNSFGFGGTNATLLLRKHEA